The following are encoded in a window of Sinorhizobium sojae CCBAU 05684 genomic DNA:
- a CDS encoding 4Fe-4S dicluster domain-containing protein: MTAGPASANDPIETIRAALRPHGLFLRGTVNFSEGEPAPGLTSGRAAACVLLIGNIGGSIWEPFARWRGDAADAGGMDPLDNWSKQAILPVAESTGATAYFPSDPPWQPFQQWAMRAEGLKPSPLGILIHSRYGLWHGYRGALGFDRAMPATGEVATGHACNACAQKPCVAACPAQALVSGLFDVRRCRTHLKCEVRACDCLASGCRSRDVCPVGQDYRYPAGQLRFHMAALRL; encoded by the coding sequence ATGACGGCCGGTCCCGCTTCGGCAAACGATCCGATCGAAACGATCCGTGCGGCTCTGCGGCCGCACGGACTTTTTTTGCGCGGTACGGTGAACTTTTCCGAAGGGGAGCCGGCGCCGGGGCTGACGAGCGGAAGAGCCGCGGCCTGTGTCCTCCTCATCGGCAATATCGGCGGTTCGATCTGGGAGCCTTTCGCCCGTTGGCGGGGAGATGCAGCGGATGCTGGCGGCATGGACCCGCTCGACAACTGGTCGAAACAGGCGATCCTGCCGGTGGCGGAGTCGACGGGCGCTACAGCCTATTTTCCGTCCGATCCGCCATGGCAGCCCTTCCAGCAATGGGCGATGCGGGCGGAAGGGCTGAAGCCTTCGCCGCTCGGTATTCTGATCCATTCGCGCTACGGTCTCTGGCATGGCTATCGCGGCGCACTGGGCTTCGATCGCGCCATGCCGGCGACGGGCGAGGTGGCGACCGGCCATGCTTGCAATGCCTGTGCGCAGAAGCCATGCGTTGCGGCCTGTCCCGCTCAAGCCTTGGTCTCCGGTCTGTTTGATGTCCGGCGCTGTCGCACGCATCTGAAATGCGAGGTGAGGGCGTGCGATTGCCTCGCCTCTGGCTGCCGCTCTCGCGACGTTTGCCCGGTTGGGCAGGACTATCGCTATCCAGCCGGGCAACTGCGTTTCCATATGGCGGCGCTCCGCCTGTAG
- a CDS encoding SDR family oxidoreductase has protein sequence MRLHGKTILVTAAGQGIGRASALACLKEGANVIATDVNESLLSGLDGMETAALDVRDPAAIKALASRIGPLDGLFNCAGFVHHGTLLDVSDDDWAFSFDLNVTAMMRLARACLPGMLERAAETGTASILNMASMASSIKGFVNRTAYGASKAAVIGLTKAIAADFVKHGVRCNALCPGTVDTPSLRGRIASAADPIQAEKDFIARQPMGRLATVDDITPMVVFLLSDESRFVTGQAVLVDGGVTI, from the coding sequence ATGCGGCTGCACGGAAAAACGATTCTCGTCACCGCGGCCGGGCAGGGGATCGGGCGCGCCAGCGCCCTGGCCTGTCTGAAGGAGGGAGCGAACGTCATCGCAACGGATGTGAATGAATCGCTTCTTTCAGGCCTCGACGGCATGGAGACGGCAGCGCTCGACGTGAGGGATCCGGCGGCCATCAAGGCGCTTGCATCTCGCATCGGTCCCCTGGACGGTCTGTTCAATTGCGCCGGCTTCGTTCATCACGGCACGCTGCTGGACGTAAGTGACGACGATTGGGCCTTCAGCTTCGATCTGAACGTGACGGCAATGATGCGCCTTGCGCGCGCCTGTCTTCCCGGCATGCTGGAGCGCGCTGCCGAAACCGGAACTGCCTCCATCCTCAATATGGCCTCGATGGCTTCGTCCATTAAGGGTTTCGTCAACCGGACGGCCTATGGCGCCAGCAAGGCTGCCGTCATCGGTCTGACGAAGGCTATTGCCGCTGACTTTGTGAAGCACGGCGTCCGCTGCAACGCCCTTTGCCCCGGAACGGTCGATACGCCGTCTCTGCGTGGCCGGATCGCCTCGGCCGCCGATCCCATCCAGGCAGAAAAGGATTTCATCGCGCGTCAGCCAATGGGGCGCCTGGCGACAGTCGACGACATCACCCCCATGGTCGTCTTCCTTCTTTCAGACGAAAGCCGTTTCGTGACCGGTCAGGCCGTGCTGGTCGACGGCGGCGTCACAATCTGA
- a CDS encoding trimethylamine methyltransferase family protein yields MSDVTEQGAVEGGGRRARGEGRGAAARRASRTGGGPGPSLPYIQRKIREYEVLDEEGLQLIERNADTILEEIGIEFRDDAEALELWKAAGADVRGQRVHFPKGLCRELLKSAPKEFTWNARNPQRNAQIGGKATVFAPVYGPPFVRDLEGNRRYATIEDFRNFVKLAYMAPSMHSSGGTVCEPVDVPVNKRHLDMIYTHMRYSDKPFMGSVTAPERAEDTVAMAKILFGDDFVENNTVTLNLINANSPMVFDETMLGAAKVYARHNQACVVSPFILSGAMSPVTIVGTLTQILAEVLAGASFTQLIRKGAPVLFGTFAASISMQSGAPTFGTPEPSLVSYGAAQLARRLGLPFRTGGSLCGSKIPDAQAAHESASTLNMTLLAGTNFVLHSAGWLEGGLVSSYEKFMIDQDQLGMMQKMAEGIDLSEEAQAMDAIREVGPGSHYLGCAHTQANFQTAFYRSPLADNNSFEQWEIEGQKRIEERANALARSWLEHYEAPYLDPAIDEALKDFIAKRKESMPDAFT; encoded by the coding sequence ATGAGCGACGTGACAGAACAAGGCGCGGTCGAAGGCGGCGGACGCCGTGCGCGTGGCGAGGGACGGGGAGCGGCGGCGCGCCGCGCTTCCCGCACCGGTGGCGGTCCGGGACCGTCCTTGCCCTATATCCAGCGCAAGATTCGCGAATATGAGGTGCTCGACGAAGAGGGCTTGCAGCTCATCGAGCGCAATGCCGATACCATACTCGAAGAGATCGGTATCGAGTTCCGCGACGATGCGGAGGCGCTTGAGCTCTGGAAGGCGGCCGGCGCCGATGTGCGCGGCCAGCGGGTGCATTTCCCGAAGGGCCTTTGCCGCGAGCTCCTGAAGAGCGCGCCCAAGGAATTCACCTGGAATGCGCGCAATCCGCAGCGAAACGCGCAAATCGGCGGCAAGGCGACGGTCTTCGCGCCGGTCTACGGCCCGCCCTTCGTGCGCGACCTTGAAGGCAACCGCCGTTACGCGACGATCGAGGACTTCCGCAATTTCGTGAAGCTTGCCTATATGGCGCCGTCCATGCACTCCTCGGGCGGTACTGTCTGCGAGCCGGTCGACGTCCCGGTCAACAAGCGCCACCTCGATATGATCTACACCCATATGCGCTATTCCGACAAACCCTTCATGGGGTCGGTTACGGCGCCCGAACGCGCCGAAGACACGGTCGCAATGGCGAAGATCCTGTTCGGCGACGATTTCGTCGAGAACAACACGGTGACGCTGAACCTCATCAACGCCAACTCGCCGATGGTCTTCGACGAGACGATGCTTGGGGCGGCAAAGGTCTATGCCCGCCATAACCAGGCCTGCGTTGTCTCGCCCTTCATCCTCTCGGGCGCCATGAGCCCGGTGACGATTGTCGGCACGCTGACGCAGATCCTTGCCGAGGTGCTCGCCGGTGCTTCCTTCACCCAGCTCATCCGCAAGGGCGCGCCGGTGCTTTTCGGTACCTTCGCGGCCTCGATCTCGATGCAGTCGGGCGCACCGACCTTCGGCACGCCGGAGCCGTCGCTCGTCTCCTACGGCGCGGCCCAGCTTGCTCGCCGGCTCGGACTGCCGTTCCGTACCGGCGGTTCGCTCTGCGGCTCGAAGATTCCGGATGCGCAGGCCGCGCATGAATCGGCGAGTACGCTCAACATGACACTGCTTGCCGGCACCAACTTCGTGCTGCACTCGGCCGGCTGGCTCGAAGGTGGCCTCGTTTCCTCCTACGAGAAGTTCATGATCGACCAGGACCAGCTCGGCATGATGCAGAAGATGGCCGAGGGCATCGATCTGTCCGAGGAAGCCCAGGCGATGGACGCGATCCGCGAAGTCGGACCCGGCAGCCACTATCTCGGTTGCGCCCACACGCAAGCCAACTTCCAGACGGCCTTCTATCGCTCGCCACTCGCCGACAACAATTCCTTCGAGCAGTGGGAAATCGAAGGCCAGAAGCGCATCGAAGAGCGCGCCAATGCGCTTGCCCGCTCCTGGCTCGAGCACTATGAGGCACCGTATCTCGATCCGGCCATCGACGAAGCGCTGAAGGACTTCATCGCCAAGCGCAAGGAGTCGATGCCGGACGCCTTTACCTGA
- a CDS encoding glycoside hydrolase family 26 protein has product MNNRIKAITLSCMGLLLSGTVLAASMPRGIAEAASATKAMPSQKRPVLTEDSIDFGAYDPHGDFGGPSQSKIEHLFLPWEDVELSTLALADDYARARGRTLMITVEPWSWSPEWRVTERELLRSILNGERDEYMAAVCSTAAGLKSPIIIRWGQEMDETDNQFSWSHWSGEEFKAAYRRMVTVCRAHVKDARFMWSPKGNPGLEVFYPGDDVVDVIGLSVFGYQEYDRGTTGRDQSFPERLAPGYERVKGYGKPIMVAELGYEGDASYVADWAASVASRHDEFPELTAVVYFNDREVYPWPRGYGRPDWRVVRETGN; this is encoded by the coding sequence ATGAACAACAGGATAAAGGCTATCACCCTTTCATGCATGGGCCTGCTGCTGTCTGGCACCGTCCTGGCGGCCAGCATGCCGCGCGGCATTGCGGAGGCGGCTTCGGCCACCAAGGCGATGCCGTCACAGAAGCGCCCCGTGCTGACGGAAGATTCCATCGACTTCGGGGCCTACGATCCCCATGGCGATTTCGGCGGGCCGTCGCAGTCCAAGATCGAGCATCTGTTCCTGCCCTGGGAAGACGTCGAACTATCGACCTTGGCGCTTGCCGACGATTATGCGCGCGCACGTGGACGCACTCTGATGATCACGGTCGAGCCCTGGTCCTGGTCGCCTGAATGGCGCGTCACTGAGCGGGAGCTCTTGCGGAGCATTCTGAACGGGGAGCGCGATGAGTACATGGCAGCGGTCTGTTCCACGGCCGCCGGTCTGAAAAGCCCCATAATCATCAGGTGGGGCCAGGAAATGGATGAGACGGACAACCAGTTCTCCTGGTCGCACTGGTCAGGTGAGGAATTCAAGGCGGCCTACCGGCGCATGGTGACGGTGTGCCGGGCGCATGTGAAGGACGCTCGATTCATGTGGTCGCCCAAGGGCAATCCGGGGTTGGAGGTCTTTTATCCCGGGGACGATGTCGTGGACGTCATCGGACTGTCGGTGTTCGGCTATCAGGAATACGACCGCGGCACCACCGGTCGAGACCAGTCGTTTCCGGAACGGCTGGCACCCGGCTATGAGCGGGTAAAGGGCTACGGCAAGCCGATCATGGTGGCAGAGCTCGGCTACGAGGGGGATGCCTCCTATGTGGCGGATTGGGCGGCAAGCGTGGCATCGCGCCATGACGAATTCCCGGAACTCACGGCGGTGGTCTACTTCAACGACCGCGAAGTCTATCCATGGCCGCGCGGCTACGGACGGCCCGACTGGCGGGTCGTTCGCGAAACTGGCAACTAG
- a CDS encoding DUF995 domain-containing protein has translation MKSSLRTLSLIVAIAVAMGGATSAAEAAGGRVNPQRATPLTHKELYRLYGQKSWIWKAGAGYFSARERRFTAWSSENGTPSYGVGRWFITGRGKLCFRAEWHAKDGSAPATTCFSHRKQGGVILQKREPAGEWYVFKNAPAKADDEFTKLRRGNYVSARLARIVSRLDKAE, from the coding sequence ATGAAGTCGTCCCTTCGCACACTATCGTTGATCGTCGCTATTGCCGTGGCAATGGGGGGTGCGACATCGGCCGCCGAGGCTGCGGGCGGCCGCGTGAACCCTCAAAGGGCAACACCGCTGACGCACAAGGAGCTCTACAGGCTCTACGGCCAAAAGTCGTGGATCTGGAAAGCGGGTGCGGGATACTTCTCCGCGCGGGAGCGCCGGTTTACCGCCTGGTCGAGCGAGAATGGCACTCCCTCCTACGGCGTGGGCCGCTGGTTCATCACCGGTCGAGGAAAGCTCTGCTTCAGGGCCGAGTGGCATGCCAAGGACGGCTCGGCTCCCGCAACGACCTGCTTCAGCCATCGCAAGCAGGGCGGCGTCATCCTCCAGAAGCGTGAACCGGCCGGCGAATGGTATGTTTTCAAGAACGCACCCGCGAAAGCTGACGACGAATTCACCAAACTGCGGCGCGGCAACTATGTGAGTGCGCGCTTGGCCCGGATCGTTTCACGTCTCGACAAGGCCGAATGA
- a CDS encoding IclR family transcriptional regulator: MEGSDDVDKKPANGLGGEQEQDDKYRAPALDKGLDILEILAEQSGSMTRTEIVREMGLSPSQIFRMLERLVARGYVARSEGGDRYSLTMKMFLLANRHPPTRRLIAQAQPLMDNFAQETGQACHLVVPEAGNGLIVAQASPKGHWEFRARVGGELDLYTTGSGLTLIAFQRPERRVQALEHWGCKQPEQHLAAIGAHLEDVRAAGFRLGPSGYLVGVTDISAPICDPGGEAFAVLTCAFIEHPADRDSEARSKTLAKLLQLSAELSCSH; encoded by the coding sequence ATGGAAGGAAGCGACGACGTGGATAAAAAGCCGGCGAATGGATTGGGTGGAGAACAGGAGCAGGACGACAAATACAGAGCGCCTGCCCTGGATAAGGGATTGGATATTCTAGAGATTCTGGCCGAACAAAGCGGCAGCATGACCCGGACGGAGATCGTGCGCGAAATGGGTTTGAGCCCCTCGCAAATCTTTCGCATGCTCGAAAGGCTCGTGGCACGGGGATATGTTGCACGCTCCGAAGGCGGTGATCGTTATTCCCTGACGATGAAGATGTTCCTGCTTGCCAACCGCCATCCGCCAACACGGCGCCTTATCGCGCAGGCCCAGCCGCTAATGGACAATTTCGCCCAGGAGACGGGGCAAGCCTGCCATCTCGTTGTGCCGGAAGCCGGAAACGGTCTCATCGTCGCGCAGGCGAGCCCAAAGGGGCACTGGGAATTCCGAGCCCGCGTCGGCGGGGAACTCGACCTTTACACGACGGGCTCGGGCCTTACGCTGATTGCCTTTCAACGTCCGGAGAGACGGGTTCAGGCCCTGGAACACTGGGGCTGCAAGCAGCCCGAACAACACCTCGCGGCGATAGGCGCGCATCTCGAGGACGTTCGAGCCGCCGGTTTTCGTCTCGGCCCCTCAGGCTACCTGGTGGGCGTCACAGACATAAGCGCGCCAATCTGCGATCCGGGCGGAGAAGCATTCGCAGTCTTGACTTGCGCATTTATCGAGCACCCCGCCGACAGGGACAGCGAAGCAAGGAGCAAAACGCTTGCGAAGTTGTTGCAGTTGTCGGCGGAACTCTCTTGTTCCCATTAG
- a CDS encoding entericidin A/B family lipoprotein codes for MKTKTLAVIGVVLMALATLSSCGNTIRGMGQDTANAVNATEDAGRRVARAAN; via the coding sequence ATGAAAACCAAAACTCTCGCCGTAATCGGCGTCGTGCTGATGGCTCTCGCAACTTTGAGTTCCTGTGGGAACACTATCCGCGGCATGGGACAGGATACCGCAAACGCCGTGAACGCGACAGAGGACGCAGGGCGCAGGGTCGCCCGAGCGGCCAACTGA
- a CDS encoding DUF1638 domain-containing protein, giving the protein MENPPSARERGELKKVQVIGCGAIAREILAICETNRLDHITLSCLPAIWHNTPEKIVPGLREAIAKARAEGFERIFIAYADCGTGGLIDRLCEEEGVGRIPGPHCYSFFAGNDAFAERWDEDISAFFLTDFLARQFEAFVIEPLGLDRHPELRDMYFGHYRKLVYLSQVEDEALQAKARRAADTLGLEYEYRYTGYGDLTRSLTGI; this is encoded by the coding sequence ATGGAAAATCCGCCGTCAGCAAGAGAACGTGGTGAATTGAAGAAAGTTCAAGTCATCGGTTGCGGGGCGATCGCGCGCGAAATCCTCGCGATATGCGAGACAAACCGGCTGGATCACATCACGCTCAGCTGTCTGCCTGCTATCTGGCACAACACCCCGGAAAAGATCGTGCCGGGCCTGCGCGAAGCGATCGCCAAGGCGCGCGCGGAAGGTTTCGAGCGCATCTTCATCGCCTATGCCGATTGCGGCACCGGCGGCCTCATCGACCGGCTTTGCGAGGAGGAAGGCGTAGGCCGCATTCCGGGGCCGCACTGTTATTCCTTCTTCGCGGGCAATGATGCCTTCGCCGAGCGCTGGGACGAAGACATCAGCGCCTTTTTCCTTACCGATTTCCTCGCCCGCCAGTTCGAAGCCTTCGTCATCGAGCCGCTCGGCCTCGATAGACACCCGGAACTGCGGGACATGTATTTCGGCCATTACCGAAAACTCGTCTATCTCTCGCAGGTGGAAGACGAGGCCCTTCAGGCAAAGGCGCGTCGCGCCGCCGATACGCTCGGACTGGAGTACGAGTACCGTTACACCGGCTATGGCGACTTGACGCGGTCGCTGACTGGAATCTGA
- a CDS encoding DUF995 domain-containing protein has translation MAATSINRHAGRGGLRGMLPTRAAVCLMPAAFLLASPVAAEAVVPSGARPMTGVELYMMFRGKSWKWQDGAGFMRDEGRLFRAWAQDGKKATWAEGRWIVTDSGMLCLKATWHSQGEAAQDKTCFSHRVLDGTIYQRREPAGDWYIFKHARPVADDEFFRLVKKDLVSARLPIIQISGENSIRPRPEADQVGGVQ, from the coding sequence ATGGCAGCAACATCGATAAATCGGCACGCCGGACGCGGCGGTTTACGTGGCATGCTCCCCACGCGCGCTGCCGTCTGTCTCATGCCGGCTGCCTTCCTCCTTGCATCTCCTGTGGCGGCGGAGGCGGTCGTTCCGAGCGGCGCCCGCCCGATGACAGGGGTGGAGCTTTACATGATGTTTCGCGGCAAGAGCTGGAAATGGCAGGACGGCGCGGGTTTCATGCGGGATGAAGGCCGCCTGTTCAGGGCCTGGGCGCAGGACGGCAAGAAAGCGACCTGGGCCGAGGGTCGCTGGATCGTCACGGACAGCGGCATGCTCTGCCTCAAGGCAACCTGGCACAGCCAGGGTGAGGCGGCCCAGGACAAGACCTGCTTCAGCCACCGTGTGCTGGACGGCACCATCTACCAGAGGCGAGAGCCCGCCGGTGACTGGTACATTTTCAAACACGCCCGGCCGGTGGCCGACGACGAGTTCTTTCGGCTCGTAAAAAAGGATCTGGTCAGCGCGAGGCTCCCCATCATTCAGATTTCGGGAGAAAACAGCATTCGTCCGCGACCCGAGGCGGACCAGGTTGGAGGTGTGCAATGA
- a CDS encoding sugar ABC transporter ATP-binding protein, which translates to MTDIIRMEAIEKAFPGVHALKSVNFDLRRGEVHALMGENGAGKSTLMKVLSGVYTPDGGRVLVDGQEVHLPTPKAAQDLGIGIIHQELALMRDLNVAQNIWIGREPRLPFGRIDEAKLNADAVAIFAGMNIRMDPRTPVAGLTIARQQMVEIAKALSYHSRVLIMDEPTAALNDAEIAELFTIIRRLKAEGVGIIYISHKMDEIKRIADRVTVMRDGAYVGTVAAEDTPISRIISMMVGRELKDEVAAIPDLSNAETALEVRNASRGRELKNISFSLKKGEILGFAGLMGAGRTELARAIFGAEPIDSGEILVHGKPVRITSPAQAVRAGIGYLSEDRKHFGLALGMDVRANIAMASLGRHSDAIGRVDEKALGRVAKDYIGKLNIRTPGDRQEVGLLSGGNQQKVVIAKWLLRDCDILIFDEPTRGIDVGAKAEIYRLLKELAAQGKAIIVISSELPEVLRLSHRIAVMCEGRLTGILSGGADQEKIMELATERNGKTAA; encoded by the coding sequence ATGACCGACATTATTCGGATGGAAGCCATCGAGAAGGCCTTTCCCGGGGTGCATGCACTCAAATCGGTCAACTTTGATCTGCGCAGGGGCGAGGTTCACGCCCTGATGGGCGAGAACGGAGCCGGCAAGTCGACGCTGATGAAGGTTCTGTCGGGCGTCTATACCCCGGACGGCGGTCGCGTTCTCGTCGACGGACAGGAAGTTCATCTGCCGACGCCCAAGGCGGCACAGGACCTCGGCATCGGTATCATCCATCAGGAACTGGCGCTGATGCGCGACCTGAATGTCGCGCAGAATATCTGGATCGGCCGCGAGCCGCGCCTGCCGTTCGGACGCATCGACGAGGCTAAGCTGAATGCCGATGCGGTGGCGATCTTCGCCGGCATGAATATCAGGATGGACCCCCGAACGCCGGTTGCGGGACTCACCATTGCCCGCCAGCAGATGGTCGAGATCGCCAAGGCGCTTAGCTATCATTCCCGCGTGCTCATCATGGACGAGCCGACGGCGGCGCTGAACGACGCCGAGATTGCCGAACTCTTCACCATCATCCGCCGCCTGAAGGCTGAGGGCGTCGGCATCATCTACATCAGCCACAAGATGGACGAGATCAAGCGCATTGCCGATCGCGTGACGGTCATGCGCGACGGCGCCTATGTCGGGACGGTTGCGGCCGAGGACACGCCGATCTCGAGGATCATCTCCATGATGGTCGGGCGGGAGTTGAAGGACGAGGTTGCGGCCATTCCGGACCTTTCCAATGCCGAAACGGCGCTGGAGGTCCGCAATGCCAGCCGCGGCCGTGAGCTGAAGAATATCAGCTTCAGTCTGAAAAAGGGCGAGATCCTCGGCTTCGCCGGCCTGATGGGCGCCGGGCGCACCGAGCTTGCCCGCGCCATATTCGGTGCCGAGCCGATCGACAGCGGTGAGATCCTGGTGCACGGCAAGCCCGTGCGCATTACGAGCCCGGCGCAGGCGGTACGCGCCGGCATCGGTTACCTCTCCGAGGACCGCAAGCATTTCGGCCTGGCGCTCGGCATGGACGTGCGCGCCAATATCGCGATGGCGAGCCTCGGGCGCCATTCCGATGCGATCGGCCGCGTCGACGAGAAAGCGCTCGGCCGTGTGGCCAAGGACTATATCGGCAAACTCAATATCCGCACGCCGGGCGACCGGCAGGAGGTCGGGCTGCTGTCGGGCGGCAACCAGCAGAAGGTGGTCATCGCCAAGTGGCTGCTGCGCGATTGCGACATTCTGATTTTCGACGAGCCGACGCGCGGCATCGACGTCGGCGCAAAGGCGGAAATCTACCGCCTGCTCAAGGAACTGGCCGCGCAGGGCAAGGCAATCATCGTCATTTCCAGCGAGCTGCCGGAGGTTCTGCGGCTTTCCCATCGCATCGCCGTGATGTGCGAGGGGCGTCTGACCGGCATTCTGTCGGGCGGAGCCGATCAGGAAAAGATCATGGAACTGGCAACGGAACGTAACGGCAAGACGGCGGCCTGA
- a CDS encoding glutathione S-transferase family protein → MTLALYGHPFASFVWKPLIALYERNVSFEFRMVDPGHPENQARMVALSPTGQFPALIDGDREITQSNAVIEYLDLFHGSGTAMVPEDPREALEARMMADVFDDYVQAPMQRIVGDALRDEGERDPRGVADARALLDRCYAWLEPRLRAKEWAACGRFTIADCAAAPALFYADWVHPIPERHAGLTAYRARLLSRSSVARVVDEARPYRSFFPLGAPDRD, encoded by the coding sequence GTGACGCTTGCACTTTACGGGCACCCGTTTGCCTCCTTCGTATGGAAACCGCTGATCGCACTCTACGAGCGCAACGTGAGCTTCGAATTCCGGATGGTCGATCCCGGTCATCCGGAGAACCAGGCGCGCATGGTCGCTCTCTCTCCCACCGGACAATTTCCCGCGCTGATCGACGGAGACAGGGAAATCACGCAAAGCAATGCGGTGATCGAGTATCTCGATCTGTTTCATGGAAGTGGGACGGCGATGGTGCCGGAGGATCCACGCGAAGCGCTGGAGGCGCGCATGATGGCGGACGTGTTCGACGATTATGTCCAGGCGCCGATGCAGCGAATTGTTGGAGATGCCCTGCGCGACGAAGGCGAGCGGGACCCGCGCGGCGTCGCCGACGCGCGTGCGTTGCTCGATCGATGCTACGCTTGGCTCGAGCCACGCCTGCGAGCGAAGGAATGGGCGGCTTGCGGTCGCTTCACGATTGCCGATTGTGCCGCCGCGCCGGCGCTATTCTATGCAGACTGGGTTCACCCGATCCCCGAACGCCATGCTGGGCTCACCGCCTACAGGGCACGGCTTCTGTCCCGTTCCTCCGTAGCGCGGGTCGTCGACGAGGCACGCCCATACCGAAGTTTCTTTCCGTTGGGAGCTCCCGACAGAGACTAG
- a CDS encoding corrinoid protein, whose protein sequence is MADDEIILEDLSDEELVQQMHDDLYDGLKEEIEDGTRILLDRGWTPYDILTKALVEGMRIVGIDFRDGILFVPEVLLSANAMKSGMTILRPLLAETGAPKLGKMVIGTVKGDIHDIGKNLVGMMMEGAGFDVVDLGINNPVENYIEALEREQPDILGMSALLTTTMPYMKVVIDTMKEKGLRDDYIVLVGGAPLNEEFGKAVGADAYCRDAAVAVETAKDFIKRKHNELAAG, encoded by the coding sequence ATGGCAGACGATGAAATCATTCTCGAGGACCTTTCCGACGAAGAACTCGTGCAGCAGATGCACGACGATCTTTATGATGGTCTCAAGGAGGAAATCGAGGATGGAACGCGCATCCTCCTCGATCGCGGCTGGACTCCCTACGACATTCTGACCAAGGCGCTTGTCGAGGGTATGCGCATCGTGGGCATCGACTTCCGCGACGGCATCCTGTTCGTCCCGGAAGTGCTGCTTTCGGCCAATGCGATGAAGTCCGGCATGACCATCCTTCGCCCGCTGCTTGCCGAAACCGGTGCACCAAAGCTCGGCAAGATGGTAATCGGCACCGTCAAGGGCGACATCCACGACATCGGCAAGAATCTTGTGGGCATGATGATGGAAGGCGCCGGCTTCGATGTCGTCGACCTCGGCATCAACAATCCGGTCGAGAACTATATCGAAGCACTCGAGCGCGAGCAGCCGGATATTCTCGGTATGTCGGCTCTGCTCACGACGACCATGCCCTACATGAAGGTCGTGATCGATACGATGAAGGAAAAGGGCCTGCGCGACGATTATATCGTGCTCGTCGGCGGCGCTCCACTGAACGAAGAATTCGGCAAGGCCGTTGGCGCCGACGCCTACTGCCGCGACGCGGCTGTCGCCGTCGAAACCGCCAAGGACTTCATCAAGCGCAAGCACAACGAGCTTGCCGCCGGCTGA
- a CDS encoding formyl transferase — translation MSDEEANIFNRRIVVVTAGGDNPNIMINALAARFDDVVVLQEQPESKAFFVRRRARKLGWPTALGQLTTMILSRFGKRFAQRRAEAILRAYGVSAEPHPSVPVHRISSINDAEGHGQLQALQPAVVFLISCRMLNPETLAAIPCPVLNFHAGINPQYRGLMGGYWALVNGDPENFGATVHLVDEGVDTGGILYQTRQVPSPGDTMHTYPLLQTAAATGIAVRAIEDALVGKLRPINIDAPSRQWYHPPVWVWLSNGIRRGIW, via the coding sequence ATGTCCGACGAAGAGGCGAACATTTTCAACCGGCGCATCGTCGTCGTCACCGCCGGCGGCGACAATCCGAACATCATGATCAATGCCCTCGCCGCTCGCTTCGACGACGTCGTCGTCCTGCAGGAACAGCCAGAGTCGAAGGCGTTCTTCGTAAGGCGGCGCGCCCGCAAACTCGGCTGGCCGACGGCACTCGGTCAACTGACGACGATGATCCTTTCCCGTTTCGGCAAGCGCTTCGCGCAACGGCGCGCGGAGGCAATTCTGCGCGCGTATGGCGTGTCCGCAGAGCCCCACCCGTCAGTCCCCGTCCACCGCATCTCGTCGATCAATGACGCAGAGGGCCACGGGCAACTGCAGGCGCTTCAACCCGCCGTCGTCTTCCTGATCAGTTGCCGCATGCTGAATCCGGAAACGCTTGCGGCCATCCCCTGCCCGGTCCTCAACTTCCATGCCGGCATCAACCCGCAATATCGCGGCCTGATGGGTGGCTACTGGGCACTCGTCAATGGCGACCCAGAGAATTTCGGCGCGACCGTGCATCTGGTAGACGAAGGCGTCGATACCGGCGGCATCCTCTATCAGACGCGACAAGTGCCGAGCCCTGGCGACACGATGCACACCTATCCGCTGCTGCAGACCGCCGCTGCCACCGGTATCGCGGTCCGGGCTATCGAGGATGCACTCGTCGGGAAGCTCCGCCCCATCAATATCGACGCACCGTCGAGGCAATGGTATCACCCGCCAGTCTGGGTCTGGCTGTCAAACGGCATTCGACGCGGGATCTGGTAG